One part of the Streptomyces lydicus genome encodes these proteins:
- a CDS encoding GntR family transcriptional regulator: MRGHISAHAVCTAIREDIVSGALAPGSRLIEEILAARYGVSRVPVREALRTLQSEGFVTTRHHAGACVAEPTEQEAADLLDVRALLEPLGAARAAARRSQEHLKVLRGLVRLGRERARHGSPADLRQLDGWFHETLARAAGSPGLTALLTQLRRKIEWMYAVEPPARAGESWDEHGAVLDAVARGDAERARALMAAHIERSLPVYRLRRPAGDGVRDPKRPVNTARARS; encoded by the coding sequence ATGCGAGGCCATATTTCCGCGCATGCGGTGTGCACGGCGATTCGCGAGGACATCGTCTCCGGCGCGCTGGCGCCGGGGAGCCGGCTGATCGAGGAGATCCTGGCGGCGCGTTACGGCGTCTCCAGGGTGCCGGTCCGCGAGGCGCTGCGCACCCTGCAGTCGGAGGGTTTCGTCACCACCCGGCACCACGCGGGCGCCTGCGTCGCCGAGCCCACGGAGCAGGAGGCCGCCGACCTCCTGGACGTCCGGGCCCTGCTGGAGCCGCTGGGCGCGGCCCGGGCGGCCGCCCGCCGCAGCCAGGAGCATCTCAAGGTGCTGCGCGGGCTGGTGCGGCTCGGCCGGGAGCGAGCCCGCCACGGCAGCCCCGCCGACCTGCGCCAACTGGACGGGTGGTTCCACGAGACGCTCGCCCGGGCGGCCGGCAGTCCCGGCCTGACCGCGCTGCTGACCCAGCTGCGGCGCAAGATCGAGTGGATGTACGCGGTGGAGCCGCCGGCCCGGGCCGGCGAGTCGTGGGACGAGCACGGCGCGGTGCTGGACGCGGTGGCCCGGGGGGACGCGGAACGGGCCCGGGCCCTGATGGCGGCGCACATCGAGCGCTCCCTGCCGGTGTACCGGCTGCGGCGCCCCGCCGGGGACGGGGTGAGGGATCCGAAACGGCCCGTCAACACGGCACGCGCCCGCTCTTAA
- a CDS encoding M16 family metallopeptidase: MEFHPQPRGGAPKPWAFPAPERSQLPNGLTLLTSHRPGQQVVAVEINLVAPLDAEPEGLDGVATIMARALSEGTDKHDAEAFAAELERCGATLDAHADHPGVRVSLEVPASRLHRALGLLADALRAPAFPEGEVERLVRNRLDEIPHELANPARRAAMALSKELFPAASRMSRPRQGTEDTVARIDAAAVRAFYDTHVRPATATAVIVGDFTGVDLGAALDDTLGAWSGSTAEPWKAAPITADDTGRVIVVDRPGAVQTQLLIGRIGADRHDRVWPAQVLGTYCLGGTLTSRLDRVLREEKGYTYGVRAFGQVLRSTAPGSPEGATGAALLAISGSVDTASTVPALEDLWKVLRTLAAEGLTDEERDVAVQNLVGVAPLKYETAAAVAGTLADQVEQQLPDDYQAQLYARLAETGTVEATAAVISAFPVDRLVTVLVGDAAQIAEPVKALGVGEVTVVSG; encoded by the coding sequence ATGGAGTTCCACCCGCAGCCCCGGGGCGGCGCGCCCAAGCCGTGGGCCTTCCCGGCGCCCGAGCGCAGCCAACTGCCCAACGGGCTCACGCTGCTGACGAGCCACCGCCCCGGCCAGCAGGTCGTCGCCGTCGAGATCAACCTCGTCGCTCCCCTGGACGCCGAGCCCGAGGGCCTGGACGGCGTCGCCACGATCATGGCGCGCGCCCTGTCGGAGGGCACCGACAAGCACGACGCGGAGGCGTTCGCCGCCGAGCTGGAGCGCTGCGGCGCCACTCTGGACGCGCACGCCGACCACCCCGGCGTACGGGTCTCCCTGGAGGTGCCGGCGTCCCGGCTGCACCGCGCGCTCGGCCTGCTCGCCGATGCGCTGCGCGCTCCCGCCTTCCCGGAGGGCGAGGTCGAGCGGCTGGTGCGCAACCGCCTCGACGAGATTCCGCACGAGCTCGCCAACCCGGCCCGCCGCGCCGCCATGGCGCTGTCCAAGGAGCTCTTCCCGGCCGCCTCCCGCATGTCGCGGCCCCGCCAGGGCACCGAGGACACCGTCGCGCGCATCGACGCCGCGGCCGTCCGCGCCTTCTACGACACCCACGTGCGGCCGGCCACGGCCACCGCCGTGATCGTCGGCGACTTCACCGGCGTGGACCTGGGCGCGGCGCTGGACGACACCCTCGGCGCCTGGAGCGGCTCCACGGCCGAGCCGTGGAAGGCCGCGCCGATCACCGCCGACGACACCGGCCGGGTGATCGTCGTGGACCGCCCCGGCGCGGTCCAGACCCAGCTGCTCATCGGCCGTATCGGCGCCGACCGGCACGACCGGGTGTGGCCGGCGCAGGTCCTCGGCACGTACTGCCTGGGCGGCACCCTCACCTCCCGTCTGGACCGCGTACTGCGGGAGGAGAAGGGCTACACCTACGGGGTGCGCGCCTTCGGCCAGGTACTGCGCTCCACGGCCCCCGGGTCCCCCGAGGGGGCCACCGGTGCCGCGCTGCTCGCCATCAGCGGGTCGGTCGACACCGCCTCCACCGTCCCCGCCCTGGAAGACCTGTGGAAGGTGCTGCGCACCCTCGCGGCGGAGGGGCTGACGGACGAGGAGCGGGACGTCGCCGTGCAGAACCTCGTCGGGGTGGCGCCGCTGAAGTACGAGACCGCGGCAGCGGTCGCGGGCACGCTCGCCGACCAGGTGGAGCAGCAGCTCCCGGACGACTACCAGGCGCAGTTGTACGCCCGGCTCGCGGAGACCGGCACGGTCGAGGCGACCGCGGCGGTGATCAGCGCCTTCCCCGTGGACCGGCTGGTGACGGTCCTGGTGGGTGACGCCGCGCAGATCGCCGAGCCCGTGAAGGCGCTCGGCGTCGGCGAGGTGACGGTCGTCAGCGGCTGA
- a CDS encoding HPr family phosphocarrier protein — MAERRVNVGWAEGLHARPASIFVRAATASGVPMTIAKADGNPVNAASMLAVLGLGAQGGEEIVLASDAEGAEAALDRLAKLVAEGLEELPETV; from the coding sequence ATGGCTGAGCGCCGCGTCAATGTCGGTTGGGCCGAGGGCCTGCACGCCCGCCCCGCGTCGATCTTCGTCCGTGCGGCCACCGCCTCCGGTGTCCCGATGACGATCGCCAAGGCCGATGGCAACCCCGTCAACGCGGCCTCCATGCTCGCGGTCCTGGGCCTGGGCGCGCAGGGCGGCGAGGAGATCGTGCTGGCGTCCGACGCCGAGGGCGCCGAGGCCGCGCTCGACCGTCTGGCGAAGCTCGTGGCCGAGGGTCTCGAGGAGCTCCCGGAGACCGTCTGA
- a CDS encoding DUF5998 family protein, which translates to MAKTGTTTQGLRAAIERSGYYPTLVAEAVQAAVGGEPVVSYLVHQETTFDANEVRRHVTVLVLTGTRFIVSHTDEQAADATSPSPYATTSTESVKLGRISSVVLSRVVANPESYTPGQLPREVVLTIGWGAVARLDLEPAACGDPNCEADHGYTGSSTADDLSLRVSEAGDGPDSVRETLAFAQALSEATAATTAPR; encoded by the coding sequence ATGGCTAAGACCGGTACGACGACCCAGGGGCTGCGCGCGGCGATCGAGCGCAGTGGCTATTACCCGACGCTCGTGGCCGAGGCGGTGCAGGCCGCGGTCGGCGGCGAGCCGGTGGTGTCGTACCTCGTCCACCAGGAGACGACCTTCGACGCCAACGAGGTCCGCCGCCACGTCACCGTCCTGGTCCTGACCGGTACGCGCTTCATCGTCAGCCACACCGACGAGCAGGCCGCCGACGCCACCTCCCCGTCGCCGTACGCCACCACCTCCACCGAGTCCGTCAAGCTGGGCCGGATCTCCTCCGTGGTGCTCAGCCGCGTGGTCGCGAACCCCGAGTCGTACACCCCGGGTCAGCTGCCCCGCGAGGTGGTACTGACCATCGGCTGGGGCGCCGTCGCCCGGCTGGACCTGGAGCCCGCGGCCTGCGGCGACCCCAACTGCGAGGCGGATCACGGCTACACCGGATCCTCCACCGCCGACGACCTCTCGCTGCGGGTCAGCGAGGCGGGTGACGGTCCCGACTCGGTGCGCGAGACGCTCGCCTTCGCCCAGGCGCTCTCCGAGGCCACCGCGGCCACCACCGCCCCCCGCTGA
- a CDS encoding alkaline phosphatase family protein, which produces MVDIAPAWPEPTPLDPLDAPVPRYGSGSLADLLPTVAAGLGVPGLGASMELAPADRACVFLIDGLGWDLLRAHPEEAPFLTSLLGTSSNGTGRPLTAGFPSTTATSLASVGTGLPPGAHGLPGYTCEDPATGALMNQLRWYPWTDPHVWQPYPTVFQQAAAAGVHTCQVSAPNFEQTPLTKIALSGGSFHGRLSGEERMDLAAEQLAAADRSLVYTYYSEVDGKGHRYGVNSDAWRGQLMYVDRLAERLAEQLPPRSALYVTADHGMIDIPFDPESRIDFDEDWELRAGVRLLGGEGRARHVYAHPGAAADVLAVWREVVGEQMWVASRDEAIAAGWFGPRVDDRVRARIGDVVAAAHADMVIIASEREPRESEMVGMHGSMTPVEQLVPLLEVRT; this is translated from the coding sequence ATGGTCGACATCGCCCCCGCCTGGCCGGAACCCACACCGCTCGACCCGCTCGACGCCCCGGTGCCCCGCTACGGCAGTGGCTCCCTCGCCGATCTCCTGCCCACCGTCGCCGCGGGCCTCGGCGTCCCCGGCCTCGGCGCGAGCATGGAGCTGGCACCGGCCGACCGGGCCTGTGTCTTCCTCATCGACGGCCTCGGCTGGGACCTGCTGCGCGCGCACCCGGAGGAGGCACCGTTCCTCACCTCGCTCCTGGGGACGTCGTCGAACGGCACCGGCCGCCCGCTCACCGCGGGCTTCCCCTCCACGACCGCGACCTCGCTCGCCTCGGTCGGCACCGGCCTGCCGCCGGGCGCCCACGGCCTGCCCGGCTACACCTGTGAGGACCCGGCCACCGGCGCCCTGATGAACCAGCTGCGCTGGTATCCCTGGACCGACCCGCACGTCTGGCAGCCGTATCCGACGGTCTTCCAGCAGGCGGCCGCGGCGGGTGTCCACACCTGTCAGGTCTCCGCACCGAACTTCGAGCAGACCCCGCTCACCAAGATCGCGCTCAGCGGCGGCAGCTTCCACGGCCGGCTCTCCGGCGAGGAGCGGATGGACCTGGCCGCCGAACAACTCGCCGCCGCCGACCGCTCGCTGGTCTACACGTACTACTCCGAGGTCGACGGCAAGGGCCACCGCTACGGCGTCAACTCCGATGCCTGGCGCGGCCAGTTGATGTACGTGGACCGGCTCGCCGAACGGCTCGCGGAGCAACTCCCGCCGCGCAGCGCCCTCTACGTCACCGCCGACCACGGCATGATCGACATCCCCTTCGACCCCGAGTCCCGGATCGACTTCGACGAGGACTGGGAACTGCGGGCCGGCGTCCGCCTGTTGGGCGGCGAGGGCCGCGCCCGGCACGTCTACGCCCACCCCGGCGCGGCCGCCGACGTGCTCGCCGTGTGGCGCGAGGTGGTCGGCGAGCAGATGTGGGTCGCGAGCCGCGACGAGGCCATCGCCGCCGGGTGGTTCGGACCGCGGGTCGACGACCGGGTGCGGGCCCGGATCGGTGATGTCGTGGCGGCCGCGCACGCCGACATGGTGATCATCGCGAGCGAACGTGAGCCCCGTGAATCGGAGATGGTCGGGATGCACGGCTCGATGACTCCGGTGGAGCAGCTGGTACCGCTCCTGGAAGTCCGCACCTGA
- a CDS encoding thymidine kinase, giving the protein MSALVFFSGTMDCGKSTLALQIAHNRSARGLQGVIFTREDRAGAGKLSSRLGLVTDAVEAAPGLDPYAFVVERMSRGGRVDYVIVDEAQFLLPEQIDQLARIVDDLDLDVFAFGITTDFRTKLFPGSQRLFELADRIETLQVEAMCWCGARATHNARTVGGEMVVEGEQVVVGDVGGAAEAVGYEVLCRRHHRRRMTSATARAAALSPDVLPVASD; this is encoded by the coding sequence ATGTCCGCACTGGTGTTTTTCTCCGGAACCATGGACTGTGGGAAGTCGACTCTGGCGCTGCAGATCGCGCACAACCGGTCGGCTCGTGGGCTGCAGGGCGTGATCTTCACGCGGGAGGACCGTGCGGGAGCCGGCAAGCTGTCGTCGCGCCTGGGCCTGGTGACCGACGCGGTGGAGGCCGCCCCCGGGCTGGATCCGTACGCGTTCGTGGTGGAGCGCATGTCGCGGGGCGGCAGGGTGGACTACGTCATCGTGGACGAGGCGCAGTTCCTGCTGCCGGAGCAGATCGACCAACTGGCCCGGATCGTCGACGATCTGGACCTCGATGTCTTCGCGTTCGGCATCACCACGGACTTCCGGACCAAGTTGTTCCCCGGTTCGCAGCGGCTGTTCGAGCTGGCGGACCGGATCGAGACGCTGCAGGTCGAGGCGATGTGCTGGTGCGGTGCCCGGGCCACGCACAACGCCCGCACGGTGGGCGGCGAGATGGTCGTCGAGGGCGAACAGGTCGTGGTGGGGGATGTGGGCGGTGCTGCGGAGGCCGTCGGGTACGAGGTTCTGTGCCGCCGTCATCATCGCCGGCGGATGACGAGCGCGACGGCACGAGCGGCGGCGCTTTCGCCTGACGTGCTGCCGGTCGCGTCGGATTGA
- a CDS encoding bifunctional GNAT family N-acetyltransferase/acetate--CoA ligase family protein, which produces MQKPPDHAYPTHWEADVVLRDGGTARIRPITPDDAQRLVSFYEQVSDESKYYRFFAPYPRLSDRDVHRFTHHDYVDRVGLAATVGGEFIATVRYDRINDQGLPAKDPEDDQAEVAFLVQDAHQGRGVASALLEHIAAVARERGIRRFAAEVLPANSKMIKVFTDAGYTQQRTFEDGVVRLEFDLEPTEQSMAVMRGREQRAEARSVQRLLAPGSVAVIGTGRTPGGIGRTVLRSILDAGYTGRVHAVNHAFPDDLHRLDPEGVPAVRALREIPDPVDLAVIAVPADGVPAVVRDCGEHGVQGVLILSSGYAEAGPEGRERQRDLLRQARSYGMRLIGPNAFGLINTAADVRLNASLAPRMPGAGHIGLFTQSGAIGIALLSGLHARGPGQGGIAGISSFVSAGNRADVSGNDLLQYWYDDPDTDVVILYLESIGNPRKFARLARRTAAVKPVVVAKGARHTGTAPLGHAVPTVRVPDSTVAALMRQAGVIRVDTITELVDAGLLLASQPLPAGPRIGILGNSESLALLAYDACLTERLRPVRPRVLASAATPDDFRAALAETLAGEGCDAVIVTAIPWVAEHDGSFPGGSEGTALAAALRDAAAEHPHKPVAVVHLAMDDLAETLAAPSPAASSTDLAGAADPAMAADPATAADPAAPDRQPTRSEAPEPRPAPPAAPPPGAAPPPPPHRTAAARPSAPPGPPPAPAGVPAPPPADAEAAAGPLRRRPAPLRIPAYPAAERAVRALAEAVRYAAWRREAAEPGRVPEYEDIQEAAAGADIERLLGRLATDTSDGRSFPVPPEDAEALLARYGIRTHPALPAPDPDTAVRAAARLGYPVALKTTAPHLRHRADLGGVRLDIAGETELRRTYAELTDFLGSPEELRPVVQSMVPRGVDTVVRAAIDPAAGAVLSFGLAGAPSQLLGDVAHRLIPATDREVAEQIRSIRAAPLLFGWRGSQPVDTRALAELLLRVSRLVDDHPEVVGVDLEPVVVSAHGLSVLGAGVRLARPPATTDLGPRRLPAY; this is translated from the coding sequence ATGCAGAAGCCGCCGGACCACGCGTACCCGACCCACTGGGAAGCCGACGTGGTGCTGCGCGACGGTGGCACGGCGCGGATCCGCCCGATCACCCCTGACGACGCCCAGCGTCTGGTGTCCTTCTACGAACAGGTCTCGGACGAGTCGAAGTACTACCGCTTCTTCGCTCCCTACCCGCGCCTGTCCGACCGCGACGTGCACCGCTTCACCCACCACGACTACGTCGACCGGGTCGGCCTCGCCGCCACGGTGGGCGGCGAATTCATCGCCACGGTCCGCTACGACCGGATCAACGACCAGGGGCTGCCCGCCAAGGACCCCGAGGACGACCAGGCCGAGGTCGCCTTCCTCGTCCAGGACGCCCATCAGGGCCGCGGGGTCGCCTCCGCCCTCCTGGAGCACATCGCGGCCGTCGCCCGGGAGCGCGGCATCCGGCGGTTCGCCGCCGAGGTGCTGCCCGCCAACTCCAAGATGATCAAGGTGTTCACGGACGCCGGCTACACCCAGCAGCGCACCTTCGAAGACGGTGTGGTCCGGCTCGAGTTCGACCTGGAGCCCACCGAGCAGTCCATGGCCGTGATGCGCGGCCGCGAGCAGCGCGCCGAGGCCCGCTCGGTGCAGCGCCTGCTCGCCCCCGGCTCGGTCGCCGTCATCGGCACCGGCCGCACCCCCGGCGGCATCGGCCGCACGGTCCTGCGCAGCATCCTCGACGCCGGCTACACGGGCCGGGTGCACGCCGTCAACCACGCCTTCCCCGACGACCTGCACCGACTCGACCCCGAAGGGGTGCCGGCCGTCCGCGCCCTGCGGGAGATCCCCGACCCGGTCGACCTCGCGGTCATCGCGGTGCCCGCGGACGGCGTCCCCGCCGTGGTCCGCGACTGCGGGGAGCACGGCGTCCAGGGGGTGCTCATCCTCTCCTCCGGTTACGCCGAGGCGGGCCCCGAGGGCAGGGAGCGGCAGCGCGACCTGCTCCGCCAGGCCCGCTCGTACGGCATGCGGCTCATCGGACCCAACGCCTTCGGCCTGATCAACACCGCCGCCGACGTCCGGCTCAACGCCTCCCTCGCCCCCCGGATGCCCGGCGCCGGCCACATCGGCCTGTTCACCCAGTCCGGCGCCATCGGGATCGCCCTCCTCAGCGGCCTGCACGCCCGCGGCCCCGGGCAGGGCGGCATCGCCGGCATCTCCAGCTTCGTCTCGGCCGGCAACCGCGCCGACGTCTCCGGCAACGACCTGCTCCAGTACTGGTACGACGACCCGGACACCGATGTCGTCATCCTCTATCTGGAGTCCATCGGCAACCCCCGCAAGTTCGCCCGGCTCGCCCGGCGCACCGCCGCGGTCAAGCCCGTCGTGGTCGCCAAGGGGGCCCGGCACACCGGCACCGCCCCGCTCGGCCACGCCGTGCCCACGGTCCGCGTGCCCGACAGCACGGTCGCCGCCCTGATGCGGCAGGCCGGCGTGATCCGCGTCGACACGATCACCGAACTCGTCGACGCCGGACTGCTGCTGGCCTCCCAGCCGCTGCCGGCCGGCCCGCGCATCGGCATCCTCGGCAACTCCGAGTCGCTGGCGCTGCTCGCCTACGACGCCTGTCTGACCGAGCGGCTGCGCCCGGTGCGCCCGCGCGTGCTGGCCTCGGCGGCGACGCCGGACGACTTCCGTGCCGCGCTCGCCGAGACGCTGGCCGGCGAGGGCTGCGACGCCGTGATCGTCACGGCCATCCCGTGGGTGGCGGAGCACGACGGCTCCTTCCCCGGCGGGAGCGAGGGCACCGCGCTCGCCGCCGCCCTGCGCGACGCGGCCGCCGAGCATCCGCACAAGCCGGTCGCGGTCGTCCACCTGGCCATGGACGACCTCGCCGAGACGCTCGCGGCACCGTCGCCGGCAGCCTCCTCCACCGACCTCGCGGGGGCAGCCGACCCGGCGATGGCGGCCGACCCGGCGACCGCGGCCGACCCGGCGGCCCCTGACCGGCAGCCCACCCGTTCCGAAGCTCCGGAGCCCCGGCCCGCCCCGCCCGCGGCTCCTCCGCCCGGCGCCGCGCCCCCGCCGCCCCCGCACCGCACGGCCGCCGCCCGCCCCTCGGCCCCGCCCGGCCCACCCCCGGCGCCCGCTGGCGTCCCCGCGCCCCCGCCGGCCGACGCCGAGGCCGCCGCCGGCCCGCTCCGGCGGCGTCCGGCGCCGCTGCGGATCCCCGCCTATCCGGCCGCCGAGCGTGCCGTGCGCGCACTCGCCGAGGCGGTCCGGTACGCCGCCTGGCGCCGCGAGGCCGCGGAGCCCGGCCGGGTGCCGGAGTACGAGGACATCCAGGAGGCGGCGGCCGGCGCCGACATCGAGCGGCTCCTCGGCCGGCTGGCCACCGACACCTCCGACGGCCGCTCCTTCCCGGTGCCGCCCGAGGACGCCGAGGCCCTGCTCGCCCGCTACGGCATCCGCACCCACCCGGCCCTCCCGGCCCCGGACCCGGACACCGCCGTACGCGCCGCCGCCCGCCTCGGCTACCCGGTGGCGCTCAAGACCACCGCCCCCCACCTGCGGCACCGCGCCGACCTGGGCGGGGTCCGCCTGGACATCGCCGGCGAGACCGAACTCCGGCGTACGTACGCCGAATTGACCGACTTCCTCGGCTCGCCCGAGGAGCTGCGCCCGGTCGTCCAGTCGATGGTCCCGCGCGGCGTCGACACGGTCGTCCGGGCCGCCATCGACCCGGCCGCCGGCGCGGTCCTCTCGTTCGGCCTGGCCGGCGCCCCCTCCCAGCTGCTCGGCGATGTCGCCCACCGCCTCATCCCCGCCACCGACCGCGAGGTCGCCGAACAGATCCGCTCGATCCGGGCCGCCCCGCTGCTGTTCGGCTGGCGCGGCTCCCAGCCCGTCGACACCCGTGCGCTGGCGGAGCTCCTGCTGCGGGTCTCCCGGCTCGTCGACGATCACCCCGAGGTGGTGGGCGTCGACCTCGAACCGGTCGTGGTCTCCGCGCACGGCCTGTCCGTCCTGGGGGCCGGCGTCCGGCTGGCGAGGCCCCCCGCCACCACCGACCTGGGCCCCCGCCGCCTGCCCGCCTACTAG
- a CDS encoding M23 family metallopeptidase, translated as MAFTRATGKHRRTSRTARTTRNIAGIATLAASGAVASVASPALALTDEARTHDTGLQQAVVLGDELADRLATQADAQQAAAAKEQVEAAAKKRAEEARRHAEAVRKKAKAEHEAKVRAAREAERKRLNAFVAPVTGSYVSTGYQASSSLWSSGSHTGIDFHAASGTSVHAVGAGTVVEAGWGGAYGNNIVIKMHDGTYTQYGHLSSIGVSVGQTVTPGQQIGLSGATGNATGPHLHFEARTTPDYGSDIDPIAYLRAHGVNV; from the coding sequence ATGGCGTTCACCCGTGCCACCGGGAAGCACCGCCGTACGAGCCGCACCGCCCGTACGACCCGCAACATCGCCGGCATAGCCACGCTCGCGGCCTCCGGCGCTGTCGCCTCCGTGGCGTCGCCGGCGCTGGCCCTCACCGACGAGGCGCGCACCCACGACACCGGCCTGCAGCAGGCCGTCGTCCTCGGTGACGAGCTCGCCGACCGCCTGGCGACCCAGGCCGACGCGCAGCAGGCCGCCGCGGCGAAGGAGCAGGTCGAGGCCGCCGCCAAGAAGCGCGCCGAGGAGGCCAGGCGGCACGCCGAGGCCGTCCGGAAGAAGGCCAAGGCCGAGCACGAGGCCAAGGTGCGGGCCGCCCGCGAGGCCGAGCGCAAGCGCCTCAACGCCTTCGTCGCGCCGGTCACCGGCTCCTACGTCTCCACCGGCTACCAGGCGTCCAGCAGCCTGTGGTCCTCCGGCAGCCACACCGGCATCGACTTCCACGCCGCCTCCGGCACCTCCGTCCACGCCGTCGGCGCGGGCACCGTCGTCGAGGCCGGCTGGGGCGGCGCGTACGGCAACAACATCGTGATCAAGATGCACGACGGCACGTACACCCAGTACGGCCACCTGTCGTCGATCGGCGTCTCGGTCGGCCAGACCGTCACGCCGGGCCAGCAGATCGGCCTCTCCGGCGCCACCGGCAACGCCACCGGCCCCCATCTGCACTTCGAGGCCCGCACCACCCCCGACTACGGCTCGGACATCGACCCGATCGCCTACCTGCGCGCGCACGGCGTCAACGTCTGA
- a CDS encoding NADH-ubiquinone oxidoreductase-F iron-sulfur binding region domain-containing protein yields the protein MKHAPLELPEARWLEAARLTAGLDRHQRLDLAAHHRVHPPLPRPGRDGLLALAEAVGLAGRGGAGFPFARKARATLAAVDRTGLPPVIVVNGAEGEPASAKDKVLLARAPHLVLDGACLAAAAFGAEEIVVGVTAGSPGEISVPAALAERELPCPARTLCVPERFVSGESGALIRAVNGLPAIPAPLKARAAGGGKGGVRRRPTLLSNAETLAQLAVAARLGPDAYAAVGTADEPGTVLLTVNRPGADPLVVEVPAGTRLGPVLHACGVQPGAGVLVGGYHGAWLPPSDALDAPLSRAGLADLGGTLGAGAVVTLPDDTCPLGETARVAAWLAAESAGQCGPCKRGLPVAADALAALAAGAAEPAVLEDIRRALGAARSGGACSHPDGTARFLLTALDVFVEDVDAHLSGAGCGRPVQGLLPLPPVKGTRLEVDRSRCTGHGLCAVLAPDLIRLGPHGYPTSTGIPVAPWQEHDARRAVNQCPALAVRLRHRA from the coding sequence GTGAAGCACGCCCCGCTGGAGCTGCCCGAGGCACGCTGGCTGGAGGCGGCCCGGCTGACCGCCGGCCTGGACCGCCACCAGCGCCTGGACCTCGCCGCCCACCACCGTGTCCACCCGCCACTCCCCCGACCGGGCCGGGACGGCCTGCTCGCCCTGGCCGAAGCCGTCGGCCTCGCCGGCCGCGGCGGCGCCGGCTTCCCGTTCGCCCGCAAGGCCCGGGCCACCCTCGCCGCCGTCGACCGCACCGGTCTGCCGCCGGTCATCGTGGTGAACGGCGCGGAGGGCGAACCGGCCAGCGCCAAGGACAAGGTGTTGCTCGCCCGCGCGCCGCATCTGGTGCTGGACGGCGCCTGCCTGGCCGCGGCCGCCTTCGGCGCCGAGGAGATCGTGGTCGGCGTCACCGCCGGCAGCCCCGGCGAGATATCGGTCCCGGCCGCCCTCGCCGAGCGCGAGCTTCCCTGCCCGGCCCGGACCCTGTGCGTGCCCGAACGCTTCGTCTCGGGCGAATCCGGTGCCCTGATCCGTGCCGTCAACGGCCTGCCGGCGATACCGGCGCCGCTGAAGGCCCGCGCGGCCGGCGGCGGAAAGGGCGGGGTGCGGCGCCGTCCGACGCTGCTCTCCAACGCGGAGACCCTGGCCCAACTCGCCGTCGCGGCCCGGCTCGGGCCCGACGCCTACGCCGCCGTCGGCACCGCCGACGAACCCGGCACGGTCCTGCTCACCGTCAACCGGCCGGGCGCCGATCCGCTGGTGGTCGAGGTGCCGGCCGGCACCCGGCTGGGCCCGGTACTGCATGCCTGCGGCGTGCAGCCGGGCGCCGGCGTGCTGGTGGGCGGCTACCACGGTGCCTGGCTGCCCCCGTCGGACGCCCTCGACGCGCCGCTGTCCCGCGCCGGGCTCGCCGACCTCGGCGGAACCCTCGGTGCGGGTGCGGTCGTCACGCTTCCCGACGACACCTGCCCGCTCGGCGAGACCGCCCGGGTCGCGGCCTGGCTGGCGGCCGAGTCCGCCGGCCAGTGCGGACCGTGCAAGCGCGGCCTGCCCGTTGCCGCCGACGCCCTGGCCGCGCTGGCCGCCGGTGCCGCCGAGCCCGCCGTGCTGGAGGACATCCGGCGTGCCCTCGGCGCGGCCCGGAGCGGTGGCGCCTGCTCCCACCCGGACGGCACGGCCCGCTTCCTCCTCACCGCGCTGGACGTCTTCGTCGAGGACGTCGACGCCCACCTGTCCGGCGCCGGTTGCGGCCGCCCCGTGCAGGGACTGCTCCCCCTCCCGCCCGTGAAGGGCACCCGGCTGGAGGTGGACCGGTCCCGCTGCACCGGACACGGTCTGTGCGCCGTGCTGGCTCCCGACCTCATCCGCCTCGGCCCGCACGGCTACCCCACCTCCACCGGCATCCCGGTCGCCCCCTGGCAGGAGCACGACGCCCGCCGCGCCGTCAACCAGTGCCCGGCCCTGGCAGTGCGCCTCCGGCACCGCGCCTGA